One genomic window of Moorella glycerini includes the following:
- a CDS encoding glutamate synthase-related protein: MIQWPKQNDVLGTVNRGNPAESGLCTLCRADCQGKCETWMSSMVGRKLLYPRDFGTVTAGSSNTTHVGISYNSLRIQGYNYGAYGLAPGLSNNADDCIFPNVNVETAFGSEVKTKARAPIMTGALGSTFIAAKYWDSFAIGAALVGIPIVIGENVVGIDREAVIENGRIIKAPELDRRIQTYLKYYDGYGAIIVQMNVEDTRNGVAEYIIEKYGDQVILELKWGQGAKDIGGEIQVTDLDYAIFLKNRGYVVDPDPTIPEVQEAFKNGAIKSFARHSRLGYTDLTSFAQVRENFMSAIKYLRGLGYKRITLKTGSYGMEALAMAIKLATEAKLDLLTVDGSGGGTGMSPWNMMETWGVPSILLHAKAYEYASLLAARGKKVVDMAFGGGLAREDHIFKALALGAPYVKLVCMGRALMIPGFVGSNIEGVLHPERRAKVNGNWDSLPKTVAELGTKAEEIFAGYYNVQKKVGAEEMKNIPYGAIAFWTLADKLTAGLQQLMAGARKFSLDQITRNDIASANRETEAETGIPFITDVQDEFARKILLS; this comes from the coding sequence ATGATCCAGTGGCCAAAACAAAATGATGTCCTGGGAACCGTTAATCGCGGCAATCCGGCAGAATCAGGTTTATGTACATTGTGCCGGGCAGATTGCCAGGGGAAATGCGAAACATGGATGTCCAGCATGGTGGGGCGCAAGCTCCTCTATCCCCGGGATTTCGGTACTGTTACCGCGGGAAGCTCAAACACGACCCATGTAGGAATTTCTTATAACTCCTTGAGGATCCAGGGATACAACTACGGCGCTTATGGCCTGGCACCGGGCCTCTCTAACAATGCTGACGACTGTATTTTCCCCAATGTAAACGTCGAGACGGCATTTGGCAGCGAGGTAAAAACTAAAGCCCGGGCGCCGATCATGACCGGGGCATTGGGCTCTACCTTCATTGCTGCTAAATACTGGGATTCTTTTGCCATCGGTGCCGCCCTGGTGGGAATCCCCATCGTCATTGGCGAAAACGTCGTGGGGATTGACCGGGAAGCCGTGATTGAAAATGGCAGGATTATTAAGGCCCCGGAACTTGACCGGCGAATTCAGACGTACTTAAAATATTATGATGGGTATGGTGCCATCATCGTCCAGATGAACGTGGAAGACACCCGTAACGGTGTTGCCGAATACATCATTGAGAAGTACGGCGATCAGGTCATTTTGGAGCTGAAGTGGGGCCAGGGCGCCAAAGACATCGGCGGAGAAATTCAGGTTACCGATCTCGACTATGCTATCTTCTTGAAGAACAGGGGCTATGTGGTCGATCCGGATCCGACCATTCCTGAAGTGCAAGAAGCCTTTAAGAACGGGGCCATCAAATCATTTGCCCGTCACAGCCGCTTAGGCTACACGGATCTCACCAGCTTTGCCCAGGTAAGAGAAAACTTTATGAGTGCCATTAAATACCTCCGTGGACTGGGCTACAAGCGGATTACCTTAAAGACCGGTTCCTATGGAATGGAAGCCCTGGCTATGGCCATCAAGCTCGCTACCGAGGCGAAACTTGATTTGCTTACCGTGGACGGCTCAGGCGGCGGTACCGGTATGAGCCCGTGGAACATGATGGAAACCTGGGGCGTCCCCTCCATTCTGCTTCATGCTAAAGCCTATGAATATGCCAGCCTGTTGGCTGCCAGGGGTAAGAAAGTTGTCGATATGGCCTTTGGAGGCGGATTGGCCAGGGAAGACCATATCTTCAAAGCTTTAGCTTTGGGGGCGCCCTACGTTAAACTGGTATGTATGGGTCGAGCCTTAATGATTCCGGGCTTTGTCGGGTCCAACATTGAAGGGGTACTCCATCCTGAAAGACGCGCAAAAGTCAACGGTAACTGGGATAGTCTACCCAAGACTGTGGCCGAATTAGGTACGAAAGCTGAAGAGATTTTTGCCGGCTACTATAATGTTCAAAAGAAAGTCGGCGCTGAAGAGATGAAGAATATTCCTTACGGTGCCATTGCCTTCTGGACACTAGCCGACAAGCTGACGGCAGGATTACAGCAATTAATGGCTGGCGCCCGCAAATTCTCCCTGGACCAGATCACCAGGAATGATATCGCTTCCGCTAACCGGGAAACCGAAGCCGAAACCGGCATTCCCTTTATCACTGATGTTCAGGACGAATTTGCCAGAAAGATCCTGCTAAGTTAA
- a CDS encoding IclR family transcriptional regulator yields the protein MAREKVNGEESKTVQAVERALAIMDALAEAGVPMAISDLADKVQLNISTVHRLLGTLTVKGYVEQEPETSRYKLGLKLFAMGKTALYAQDLQTIGRPFLEELVRRCNETANLAILDGRDVVYIDQVESNNIVIVRMFARVGSRGPAHATGSGKMLLSSLSDDELDKLFAGVQLEQYTSETITDVAILKKELQRIRRQGYAIDLGERDENVRCVAAPIRNHEGKVVAAISVSGPDTRITNYYLNNELVDIVLSVAREMSKRLGYAGEDLK from the coding sequence ATGGCCAGAGAAAAAGTCAACGGTGAAGAGAGCAAGACCGTCCAGGCAGTTGAAAGGGCTTTAGCCATTATGGATGCCCTGGCCGAAGCCGGTGTACCCATGGCCATCAGCGACCTGGCCGATAAGGTCCAGTTAAATATAAGTACGGTCCACCGCCTCCTCGGCACCCTCACTGTCAAAGGTTACGTCGAGCAGGAACCGGAAACTAGCCGTTACAAACTGGGCCTAAAACTCTTTGCCATGGGGAAAACCGCCCTTTATGCCCAGGACCTGCAAACCATCGGCCGGCCCTTCCTGGAAGAACTGGTACGGCGCTGCAATGAAACGGCCAACCTGGCCATCCTCGACGGCCGGGACGTGGTTTACATCGATCAGGTGGAATCCAACAATATCGTCATTGTCCGCATGTTTGCCAGGGTGGGCAGCCGTGGCCCGGCCCACGCCACCGGTTCCGGTAAAATGCTCCTCAGTTCATTAAGTGATGACGAGCTGGATAAGCTTTTCGCCGGCGTCCAGCTGGAGCAGTATACGAGTGAAACAATCACCGATGTAGCCATCCTGAAAAAGGAACTACAGCGTATCCGGCGCCAGGGTTATGCCATTGACCTGGGGGAAAGGGATGAAAATGTCCGCTGCGTGGCTGCGCCCATCCGTAACCATGAAGGTAAGGTGGTGGCCGCCATCAGCGTCTCCGGGCCCGATACCAGGATTACCAATTATTATTTAAATAATGAGCTGGTGGATATCGTCCTTAGCGTAGCCCGGGAGATGTCCAAACGTTTAGGATACGCGGGTGAAGATTTAAAATGA
- the pduL gene encoding phosphate propanoyltransferase produces MQKFLFEVPVGVSGRHVHLTREHLQALFGPGYELTKVRDLGQPGEFAAKETVTVIGPKGVLEKVRIIGPLRSYSQVELSRTDCFKLGVNPPVRDSGDHEGSPGCVLVGPAGVVTLNQGVIIALRHIHMPTNDARRYGLKDKDMVNVQVGSERGLIFQNVLVRVHPNYRLEFHIDTDEANACLLNNDDIVQVLAPAAEKVLTMAG; encoded by the coding sequence ATGCAAAAATTCCTGTTTGAAGTGCCGGTAGGCGTATCCGGACGGCATGTGCATCTCACCAGGGAACATCTCCAGGCTCTCTTTGGACCAGGCTATGAACTAACGAAAGTAAGGGATCTGGGCCAACCGGGTGAATTTGCTGCCAAAGAAACAGTTACCGTAATAGGGCCCAAGGGTGTACTGGAAAAAGTCCGGATCATCGGTCCCCTTCGTTCTTACAGCCAGGTGGAATTATCCCGGACCGATTGTTTTAAACTTGGTGTTAACCCTCCCGTTCGTGACTCAGGTGATCATGAAGGTTCTCCCGGATGTGTCCTCGTCGGGCCAGCAGGGGTGGTTACCCTTAACCAGGGCGTCATCATTGCCCTGCGCCACATTCATATGCCCACTAATGATGCCAGGCGTTACGGCCTGAAGGATAAGGATATGGTAAATGTCCAGGTAGGTAGCGAACGCGGCCTGATTTTCCAGAACGTCCTGGTACGGGTCCATCCCAATTATCGCCTGGAGTTCCATATCGATACCGACGAAGCCAACGCCTGCCTGTTAAATAATGACGATATCGTCCAGGTGCTGGCACCCGCAGCAGAAAAAGTCCTGACCATGGCCGGTTAA
- the feoB gene encoding ferrous iron transport protein B codes for MGVRKIVLAGNPNVGKSVFFNAFTGLYVDVSNFPGTTLEISHARVGNDFILDTPGVYGVSSFNEEERVARDVILAADIVINVVDAVHLDRDLFLTQQIIDMGIPMVVALNMIDEAARQGIKIDVEKLEELLGVPVIPTVAIKKQGLEEVKQAVARARQGHSLPELAEMLPLLEKKTRNRAEALLILEGDPFVAARHRVKPMDRQEEIYLARRRRVDAIVAAVVQETNAGASWSTRLSRWMMLPLTGIPLLALTLWILYEFIGVFVAQTVVGITEEGIMQGYYEPFIRNLIGSWLPPSSIPGTLLIGEFGILTMTVTYILGLLLPLVLGFYLGLSALEDSGYLPRIAVLVDRMLMRLGLNGRGIIPIILGFGCVTAATITTRLLASQRERRIATFLLAMAIPCSAQLAVITSMLGRLGPGYTFLYVILVASILVLAGTALNWLLPGKASDLLIDVPPLRLPQPVNVLKKTATRTRNFIQEASPLFAGGALLIGILQVTGLLDTLQNWLSPLTVNWLQLPKETATAFIMGFVRRDFGAAGLYSLPLTPAQSLVALVTITIFVPCIASALVIFKERGWREGIIIWPTILFLAFLIGGIISRILI; via the coding sequence GTGGGCGTCCGCAAGATAGTCCTGGCCGGTAATCCCAATGTCGGTAAATCGGTCTTCTTCAACGCCTTCACCGGCCTGTACGTGGATGTTTCCAACTTTCCCGGCACCACCCTGGAAATCAGCCATGCCCGGGTAGGAAATGACTTTATTTTGGACACGCCCGGTGTCTATGGCGTTTCTTCCTTTAATGAAGAAGAAAGAGTAGCCCGGGACGTCATCCTGGCAGCCGACATCGTCATCAACGTCGTTGATGCCGTCCACCTGGACCGCGACCTTTTCCTCACCCAGCAGATCATTGATATGGGTATTCCCATGGTAGTCGCCCTGAACATGATCGATGAAGCGGCCCGCCAGGGGATCAAGATCGATGTTGAAAAACTGGAAGAGTTGCTGGGGGTACCGGTTATCCCCACGGTAGCGATAAAAAAGCAGGGGTTGGAGGAAGTCAAACAGGCCGTTGCCCGCGCCCGCCAAGGCCATAGCCTGCCCGAGCTGGCGGAAATGTTGCCCCTGCTGGAAAAGAAGACCCGCAACCGGGCTGAAGCTTTACTTATCCTGGAAGGTGACCCTTTTGTCGCCGCCCGCCACCGGGTAAAACCCATGGACAGGCAGGAAGAAATCTACCTGGCCCGGCGGCGCCGGGTTGATGCCATAGTAGCGGCAGTGGTCCAGGAAACTAACGCCGGGGCTTCCTGGAGCACCCGCCTCAGCCGCTGGATGATGCTGCCCCTCACGGGTATCCCCCTGCTGGCTTTAACCCTGTGGATACTCTATGAATTTATTGGCGTCTTTGTGGCTCAGACAGTGGTGGGCATCACGGAAGAGGGCATCATGCAGGGCTATTATGAACCCTTTATCCGTAACCTTATCGGTTCCTGGCTACCACCATCTTCCATCCCGGGCACCCTTTTAATAGGTGAATTTGGCATCCTTACCATGACGGTAACTTACATCCTGGGCCTGTTGCTTCCCCTGGTCCTGGGATTTTACCTGGGGCTCTCGGCCCTGGAGGACTCCGGTTACCTGCCCCGGATAGCCGTCCTGGTGGACCGGATGCTCATGCGCCTGGGGTTAAATGGCCGCGGTATTATCCCCATTATCCTGGGCTTTGGCTGTGTCACCGCGGCTACCATTACCACTCGTTTGCTGGCCAGTCAAAGGGAACGCCGCATTGCCACCTTCTTGCTGGCCATGGCCATACCCTGTTCAGCCCAGCTGGCGGTAATCACCAGCATGCTGGGACGCCTGGGACCCGGCTATACCTTCCTGTATGTCATTCTGGTGGCCAGTATTTTAGTTCTTGCCGGGACGGCCTTAAACTGGCTTTTACCCGGAAAAGCCAGCGATCTTTTAATTGACGTGCCGCCCCTACGGTTGCCCCAGCCGGTTAATGTCCTGAAAAAGACGGCTACCAGGACCAGGAACTTTATCCAGGAAGCTAGCCCCTTATTTGCCGGCGGTGCCCTCCTCATCGGTATTTTGCAGGTTACCGGCCTTTTAGACACTTTGCAAAATTGGCTTTCGCCCCTTACCGTCAACTGGCTGCAGCTTCCTAAAGAAACGGCCACCGCCTTCATCATGGGTTTTGTCCGCCGGGATTTCGGGGCTGCCGGTCTTTATAGCCTCCCCCTGACACCGGCCCAGTCCCTGGTAGCCCTGGTGACCATCACCATCTTTGTCCCCTGTATTGCCTCGGCCCTGGTAATCTTTAAAGAGCGCGGCTGGCGGGAAGGGATCATTATCTGGCCGACTATCCTCTTCCTGGCCTTCCTGATCGGCGGGATAATATCCCGGATTTTGATTTAA
- a CDS encoding IS1380 family transposase, whose product MKFIIEQSDEHLTPVAGLALVGEIIDHTALKLRLNKTRIPGVSSPDISHGDVITSYVGLLCQGRSDFDHIELFRDDPFFAAALGIQDVPSSPTLRQRLDMIAHSVPYQEIILEETARFLKKLKAPVTPVTLGSRELKRQYVPLDIDVTPFDNSNSKKEGVSRTYKGYDGYAPIFAYLGREGYCVHTELRAGKQHCQKGTPEFLRQALTFARAITSLPLLVRMDGGNDSQDNLQVCLDPEIKADFIIKRNLRKETPEAWLAIAKENGTATLEREGKTVYRGHQMVKIEGADTPVRLVYKVTERTILRNGQLLLVPEIEVETYWTTLPDPVEDIITLYHDHGTSEQFHSEIKNDLDLERLPSGKFATNDLVLHLGVFAYNILRLLGQFSLPLKEVPLRNKKAQRRRLRTVIQNLITIASRLVHHARQVKLRFGQHSPWYPAFRYLYKALA is encoded by the coding sequence ATGAAATTCATCATTGAACAGTCTGATGAACACCTTACCCCCGTTGCCGGACTGGCTCTGGTGGGGGAAATCATTGATCATACTGCTCTGAAACTCAGGCTAAATAAGACCCGGATACCTGGTGTTTCTTCTCCGGATATTTCTCACGGGGATGTTATCACCTCTTACGTGGGCCTGCTTTGCCAGGGTCGCAGTGATTTTGACCATATTGAGCTTTTTCGGGATGACCCCTTCTTCGCTGCGGCGCTGGGTATTCAGGATGTGCCTTCAAGCCCTACCCTGCGCCAGCGCCTGGATATGATAGCTCATAGTGTACCCTACCAGGAGATTATCCTCGAGGAAACGGCCAGGTTCCTTAAGAAACTTAAGGCACCGGTAACTCCTGTTACCCTGGGTTCCAGGGAACTAAAGCGCCAATATGTCCCTTTGGATATTGATGTTACTCCCTTTGATAATTCAAATTCCAAGAAAGAGGGTGTTTCCAGGACCTATAAGGGCTACGACGGTTATGCGCCTATCTTCGCCTACCTCGGTAGGGAAGGCTACTGCGTCCATACCGAACTGCGGGCCGGGAAACAGCATTGCCAAAAAGGGACGCCGGAGTTCCTGCGACAAGCTCTAACCTTTGCTCGCGCTATCACTTCGCTGCCACTTTTAGTACGGATGGATGGCGGTAATGACAGCCAGGATAATCTCCAGGTCTGTTTGGACCCGGAAATCAAAGCCGATTTTATCATTAAGCGTAACCTGCGCAAGGAAACGCCGGAGGCCTGGCTGGCCATTGCCAAGGAAAATGGTACCGCCACCCTAGAACGGGAGGGAAAAACCGTCTATCGGGGGCACCAGATGGTGAAAATCGAGGGTGCTGACACCCCTGTCCGTCTGGTGTATAAGGTCACCGAGCGGACGATATTACGAAACGGCCAGCTTCTCCTGGTCCCGGAAATTGAGGTCGAAACCTACTGGACCACTTTACCCGACCCGGTGGAGGATATCATTACCCTCTACCACGACCACGGCACCAGTGAGCAATTCCACAGTGAAATCAAAAACGATTTAGACCTGGAACGGCTGCCCAGCGGCAAGTTTGCCACCAATGACCTGGTGCTACACCTGGGTGTTTTCGCCTACAACATTCTAAGGCTTCTGGGGCAGTTTAGCCTCCCGCTAAAGGAGGTACCGCTGCGCAATAAGAAAGCTCAACGCCGGCGGCTGCGTACCGTTATACAAAACCTGATTACCATAGCGTCCCGGCTGGTTCACCACGCCCGGCAGGTCAAATTACGATTTGGGCAGCACAGCCCGTGGTATCCAGCTTTCCGGTACCTATATAAAGCGTTGGCTTAA
- a CDS encoding FeoA family protein, with protein sequence MTLDEAKEGQRCRILALPGRGIRAQAIRFGISEGELITCTSVIPGGPIIVAKNRQEIAIGRGLAQKITVEPVPAPHPVKSPARRRAYGLPRS encoded by the coding sequence ATGACCCTGGATGAAGCCAAAGAAGGACAGCGTTGTCGCATCCTGGCCCTGCCGGGACGGGGCATTCGCGCCCAGGCCATCCGCTTCGGCATCAGTGAAGGAGAACTCATCACCTGTACCAGCGTCATTCCCGGCGGCCCCATTATCGTCGCCAAAAACCGCCAGGAAATAGCCATCGGCAGGGGCCTGGCCCAAAAAATCACCGTTGAACCTGTGCCCGCCCCGCATCCGGTCAAATCCCCGGCAAGGAGGCGTGCCTATGGCCTGCCACGATCTTAA
- a CDS encoding ATP-binding protein, translating to MKNKGQEGPLELPAYQCPLCQDRGLILRDGRAYRCRCMQQKAWQNRLRAANLAPQLSRYTFQNFDLKYYSRTLNDELTGTTYYESARRCLEAARRFVATYRQETRGRGLFIFGPVGSGKTFLAAAIANALTAAGREVLFTVVPDLLDAIRATYDRRPQDGSQTELELIDTARKVAVLILDDLGAHNYTEWTCNKIYSLINYRLINELPTVVTSNLDLKALEDYLGERTTSRLVQLCQSYHLPVAEDIRCLISREGVTKK from the coding sequence ATGAAAAATAAAGGCCAGGAAGGGCCGCTGGAGTTGCCGGCTTACCAGTGTCCCCTGTGCCAGGACCGGGGCCTCATCCTCCGCGACGGCCGGGCTTACCGCTGCCGTTGCATGCAGCAAAAGGCCTGGCAAAACCGCCTGCGGGCAGCCAACCTGGCACCCCAGCTGAGCAGGTACACCTTCCAGAACTTTGACCTGAAGTATTACTCCCGGACCTTGAACGATGAACTTACGGGTACTACTTATTACGAAAGCGCCCGCCGCTGCCTGGAAGCAGCCCGGCGTTTCGTGGCCACCTACCGCCAGGAAACCCGTGGCCGCGGCCTCTTTATCTTCGGGCCAGTGGGTAGCGGCAAGACCTTCCTGGCCGCTGCCATTGCCAATGCTTTAACGGCCGCCGGCCGCGAAGTTCTTTTTACCGTTGTTCCTGATTTGCTGGATGCCATCCGGGCCACCTATGACCGCCGGCCCCAGGACGGCAGTCAAACGGAACTGGAACTCATCGATACAGCCCGTAAAGTAGCTGTCCTGATCCTTGACGACCTGGGTGCCCACAATTATACCGAGTGGACCTGTAACAAAATCTATTCCCTGATAAACTATCGTTTAATCAATGAACTACCGACGGTAGTAACCAGTAACCTGGACTTAAAGGCCCTGGAAGATTACCTGGGGGAACGGACAACTTCTCGCCTGGTCCAGCTCTGCCAGTCCTATCACTTACCCGTGGCCGAAGACATCCGCTGCCTTATCAGCCGCGAAGGCGTCACCAAAAAGTGA
- a CDS encoding DnaD domain-containing protein: MASNDGYQALATAMLEAGSIVIPDLLVKFYVRLGLTETEMMVLIHLLHWRQVEQERFPTPEKISQYMSLDSEAVKNLIASIIEKKLLAVEPYYHPSLGRWQNTFSFTPLWTKLIQLALGDYHAVTEVKKETAATAARQGELYRAFEKEFGRPLSPLESEQLKAWCQDDRMPLELLQEALRRAVLRGILNFRYIDSILRDWQRHNIRTVAEAMAYDEKVKTKKTRSTRPASSATRKDKYRELYRLNPEG, encoded by the coding sequence ATGGCCAGCAATGATGGTTACCAGGCGCTGGCAACAGCCATGTTAGAAGCAGGCAGTATAGTTATCCCTGACCTGCTCGTCAAGTTTTACGTCCGGTTGGGCCTGACAGAAACGGAAATGATGGTTTTAATCCACCTCTTGCACTGGCGCCAGGTGGAGCAGGAACGTTTTCCCACCCCGGAAAAGATCAGCCAGTACATGAGCCTGGACAGCGAAGCAGTTAAGAATCTAATTGCTTCTATTATTGAAAAAAAGCTCCTGGCGGTCGAACCCTATTACCACCCTTCCCTGGGTCGCTGGCAAAATACCTTTTCCTTTACACCCCTGTGGACTAAATTAATTCAACTGGCTCTAGGGGATTACCATGCAGTTACGGAGGTGAAAAAGGAAACGGCTGCCACTGCTGCCCGGCAGGGAGAGTTGTACCGGGCCTTCGAAAAAGAGTTCGGCCGTCCCCTGTCTCCCCTGGAAAGCGAGCAGTTGAAAGCCTGGTGCCAGGATGACCGGATGCCGCTCGAATTATTACAGGAAGCCCTGCGCCGGGCCGTATTACGGGGCATCCTCAACTTCCGTTATATCGATTCCATTTTAAGGGACTGGCAGCGCCATAATATCCGTACCGTGGCCGAAGCTATGGCCTATGATGAAAAAGTCAAAACAAAGAAAACCCGTTCTACCCGCCCTGCCAGTTCTGCTACCAGGAAGGATAAATACCGCGAACTCTACCGGCTTAACCCGGAAGGTTAA
- a CDS encoding Asp23/Gls24 family envelope stress response protein translates to MEVVALIGPSGSGKSHRALAVARDYGAEAIIDDGLLIQGSRILAGVSAKEQPTRVGAIRTALFSDPDHAREVQERLTAIAPRRLLVISTSREMAERITSRLQLPPPSTWVDITEVATPKEIARARQIRSQLGKHVIPAPTVEVKPRFNGPFIEPLKTFLRRRQAPPGKKKNLWVEQTTVRPTFNSLGHFYIAHNAVAQLAAYLATAAGLANPRVQVESRNGNLALNLEVAAPYGVYWPPLLRAAQKRVKGMITNMTALEIEAVNITVRGIKFGDERL, encoded by the coding sequence ATGGAAGTGGTTGCCCTCATTGGTCCCAGCGGCAGCGGCAAAAGTCACCGCGCCCTGGCTGTTGCCCGGGATTATGGCGCCGAAGCCATAATTGACGACGGTTTGCTTATCCAGGGGAGTCGTATTCTGGCGGGTGTTTCGGCCAAGGAACAGCCGACGCGGGTAGGGGCCATCAGGACGGCCCTTTTCAGCGACCCTGACCACGCCCGGGAAGTCCAGGAGAGACTGACGGCCATTGCTCCCCGGCGCCTCCTGGTGATCAGTACCTCCCGGGAAATGGCAGAGCGCATTACCAGCCGCTTGCAGTTGCCGCCGCCGTCCACCTGGGTGGATATTACCGAAGTGGCTACGCCGAAAGAGATTGCCCGCGCCCGGCAGATTCGCAGCCAGCTGGGGAAACACGTTATCCCGGCACCCACGGTGGAGGTCAAGCCGCGTTTTAATGGTCCTTTTATCGAGCCGTTAAAAACTTTTTTGCGCCGGCGCCAGGCACCGCCGGGGAAAAAGAAAAACCTGTGGGTGGAACAGACCACCGTCCGGCCGACCTTTAACTCCTTGGGCCATTTTTATATTGCCCATAACGCCGTGGCCCAGCTGGCTGCTTACCTGGCCACCGCTGCCGGCCTGGCTAACCCCCGCGTCCAGGTGGAAAGCAGGAATGGCAATCTGGCATTAAACCTGGAGGTGGCCGCCCCCTACGGTGTTTACTGGCCCCCCCTGCTACGGGCTGCGCAAAAACGGGTGAAAGGGATGATTACAAATATGACGGCCCTGGAAATTGAGGCCGTCAATATTACAGTGCGCGGGATTAAATTTGGCGACGAGCGGCTCTAG
- a CDS encoding MBL fold metallo-hydrolase RNA specificity domain-containing protein, with protein MINLHFYGAAGTVTGSCYLLDNGRHRLLIDCGLFQGSKAIKERNYGPFPFNPASIDALVLTHAHIDHCGLIPKLYLQGFQGPVFTTPVSAELASVLLPDSGHIQEMEVERKNRKNSRAGLPLLTPIYTAAQASACLDYFQALDYKEEKEILPGFRLRLQDAGHILGSAIAEIWVRDGEQEVKVTFSGDLGNPGQPIVNDPAPIEATDYLVMESTYGNRHHNVQGDKIERLKEIIIQTMKKGGNLVIPAFAVERTQDLLYALNVLLRQGAIKVDKIYLDSPLAVAATEIFCRHQDYFDAETKELSNDGATCPFYLPGLHLSRTAEESMAINKIQGGAIIIAASGMCDAGRIKHHLKHNLWRPENTVLLVGYQAAGTLGRRLLDGEKRVRIHGEEIAVRAEIVSLDGFSAHADQAGLLKWLKSFARPPRKVFITHGEEEAARDFASLVTAELGLATEVPQWLAAARLLPLAETLPAASPATLTARAAAAEAEAIYQRILVQLKALVEAGFARQDYAGVNHKLQQIAALLNPNPEEKAG; from the coding sequence ATGATCAATTTACATTTCTACGGTGCTGCCGGGACGGTAACCGGCTCCTGCTACCTTCTCGATAACGGGCGGCACCGCCTCCTTATTGATTGCGGGCTTTTCCAGGGTTCCAAAGCCATTAAAGAACGCAACTATGGACCTTTTCCCTTTAATCCGGCCAGTATTGATGCCCTGGTCCTGACTCATGCCCACATCGACCACTGTGGCCTGATTCCTAAGCTTTACCTGCAGGGCTTCCAGGGGCCAGTATTTACCACGCCGGTCAGTGCCGAGCTGGCCAGCGTCCTGCTACCGGACAGCGGTCATATCCAGGAAATGGAGGTCGAGCGCAAAAACAGGAAAAACAGCCGCGCCGGCCTGCCCCTTTTAACGCCCATCTATACCGCCGCCCAGGCGTCTGCCTGCCTGGATTATTTTCAGGCCCTGGATTATAAAGAAGAAAAGGAAATTTTACCGGGTTTTCGCCTGCGCCTCCAGGACGCCGGCCATATCCTGGGGTCAGCGATAGCGGAAATCTGGGTGCGCGATGGGGAACAGGAAGTCAAGGTTACCTTTTCCGGCGATTTAGGTAACCCGGGCCAGCCCATTGTCAATGACCCGGCGCCCATTGAGGCCACCGATTACCTGGTCATGGAGTCTACCTACGGCAACCGCCACCATAATGTCCAGGGGGACAAAATTGAGCGCCTGAAAGAGATAATCATCCAAACCATGAAAAAGGGAGGTAACCTGGTTATCCCCGCCTTTGCCGTGGAGCGTACCCAGGACCTCCTCTATGCCCTTAATGTCCTCCTGCGCCAGGGAGCCATCAAGGTAGACAAAATTTATCTCGATAGCCCCCTGGCAGTGGCGGCCACTGAGATCTTCTGCCGCCACCAGGATTACTTTGATGCTGAAACCAAAGAGTTAAGTAATGACGGTGCCACCTGTCCCTTCTACCTGCCAGGGCTGCACTTAAGCCGCACCGCCGAGGAATCCATGGCTATCAATAAGATCCAGGGAGGAGCCATCATCATTGCGGCCAGCGGCATGTGCGATGCCGGCCGCATTAAGCACCACCTGAAACACAACCTTTGGCGGCCGGAAAATACTGTCCTCCTGGTGGGCTACCAGGCCGCCGGTACCCTGGGGCGGCGCCTGCTCGACGGGGAGAAGCGGGTGCGCATCCACGGCGAAGAAATTGCCGTACGGGCTGAAATTGTCAGTCTTGACGGCTTTTCCGCCCATGCCGACCAGGCAGGTTTATTAAAATGGCTTAAATCCTTTGCCCGGCCCCCCCGCAAAGTTTTTATAACCCACGGGGAAGAAGAAGCAGCCAGGGATTTCGCCAGCCTGGTAACTGCTGAGCTGGGCCTGGCTACAGAAGTCCCGCAATGGCTGGCTGCCGCCCGGCTCCTGCCGCTGGCGGAAACCCTGCCGGCAGCCTCGCCGGCTACCCTGACGGCCCGCGCTGCAGCCGCCGAAGCCGAAGCCATCTACCAGCGCATCCTGGTGCAGCTCAAGGCCCTGGTAGAAGCGGGTTTTGCCCGGCAGGATTATGCCGGCGTCAATCATAAACTGCAGCAAATAGCGGCTCTATTAAACCCGAACCCGGAGGAAAAAGCCGGCTAG